A section of the Leptotrichia buccalis C-1013-b genome encodes:
- a CDS encoding VirB8/TrbF family protein — translation MDLKRINRKRDIFKLRTDAKREKTSFEKRAETLFELAETNAKLKRILGISVIVALVLCLALAYFAIRTNIKVFLVQVDKTTGAPMEVNVLTKSNLKVGRKKQNISYQNLFWI, via the coding sequence TTGGATTTAAAAAGAATAAACAGGAAAAGAGATATTTTTAAATTAAGAACTGATGCCAAAAGGGAAAAGACAAGTTTTGAAAAAAGAGCCGAGACTTTGTTTGAACTCGCAGAAACAAATGCAAAGTTAAAAAGGATTTTAGGAATAAGTGTAATTGTTGCTCTTGTCTTATGTTTGGCACTGGCATATTTCGCTATAAGAACAAATATAAAAGTATTTCTTGTTCAAGTTGATAAAACTACAGGAGCTCCAATGGAAGTAAATGTATTGACAAAATCGAATTTGAAGGTTGGGAGAAAGAAACAAAATATTTCATATCAAAATTTATTTTGGATATAA
- a CDS encoding TrbI/VirB10 family protein — MINKNDYFETSEDDFTEQKEEEISLEDEGNGTIKNSKITIEEFFDKKKVIILICIISGLIFASIYFANQVKKNMKSNEQEKVDSISTGTELDINDAVNTQANKNPQVSETIAQSGTENINTASDKTGTPNLSQYDSQLGSDYNNDNFDSSYGASTSPPSFSNVSENENTNTSATSVAPSEKYKEWRKSSIGFDKGVSTQTPQVPEQYQEQQPASQNTQQQNENDTDQNKQKSKSLFLKQKQDSFYSTNLKNPAIGKYELKTGSFIPAVLVTAINSDLPGDVIAQVRENVYDYRTGKNILIPMGTKIIGKYDSSITYGQNRVLLIWQRLVFPNGSTLVLDNMQGVDLLGNAGLKGKTNNHFWKLMRSVLLSSAINIASGSLEGLNVNIETGSRSRVNIGTGVSDAAQNIRSIGERIIEKDLNRQPTIEIKRGKKFNIFVSKDIILSPYRK, encoded by the coding sequence TTGATAAATAAAAATGACTATTTTGAAACTTCTGAAGACGATTTTACGGAGCAGAAGGAAGAGGAAATATCGCTTGAAGATGAAGGAAACGGAACAATAAAAAATTCAAAAATAACAATAGAAGAATTTTTTGATAAGAAAAAAGTCATTATTCTAATTTGTATAATTTCAGGCTTAATTTTTGCAAGCATATATTTTGCAAATCAGGTAAAAAAAAATATGAAGTCAAATGAACAGGAAAAAGTAGATTCAATATCGACAGGAACGGAACTGGATATAAATGATGCCGTAAATACTCAGGCAAATAAAAATCCTCAAGTTTCTGAAACCATAGCACAGTCTGGAACAGAAAATATAAATACAGCATCTGATAAAACGGGAACGCCAAACTTATCACAATATGATTCTCAATTAGGTTCAGATTACAATAACGATAATTTTGATTCAAGTTATGGAGCTTCAACTTCTCCTCCATCATTTTCTAATGTTTCTGAAAATGAAAATACTAATACTTCAGCTACTTCTGTAGCTCCTTCAGAGAAATATAAGGAATGGAGAAAATCCTCAATAGGATTTGATAAAGGAGTTTCAACACAAACTCCACAAGTACCAGAACAATATCAGGAACAGCAACCAGCTTCACAAAATACACAACAGCAAAATGAAAATGACACAGATCAGAATAAACAAAAGTCAAAGTCCTTATTCCTGAAACAAAAACAGGACAGCTTCTATTCGACTAATTTAAAAAATCCTGCAATAGGGAAATATGAGTTAAAGACAGGGAGCTTTATTCCAGCCGTTCTTGTAACAGCAATTAATTCTGATTTACCGGGAGATGTGATTGCTCAAGTTAGAGAAAATGTCTATGACTACCGTACTGGAAAAAATATTTTGATTCCTATGGGTACAAAAATAATTGGGAAATATGATAGCAGTATAACGTATGGACAGAATAGAGTTTTATTGATATGGCAAAGACTAGTATTTCCAAATGGCTCAACACTTGTGCTTGATAATATGCAGGGAGTTGATTTGTTAGGTAATGCAGGATTGAAAGGAAAAACTAACAACCATTTCTGGAAACTTATGAGAAGTGTGTTACTATCCTCTGCTATAAATATAGCTTCAGGATCACTTGAAGGTCTAAATGTAAATATTGAGACTGGAAGCAGGTCAAGAGTGAATATTGGTACAGGTGTTTCAGATGCTGCACAGAATATTAGAAGTATCGGTGAAAGAATCATTGAAAAAGATTTAAACAGACAGCCTACAATTGAAATAAAGAGAGGTAAAAAATTTAATATCTTTGTAAGCAAGGATATAATTTTATCTCCATATAGGAAATAA
- a CDS encoding type IV secretion system protein yields the protein MDIRTLPKDTTYYDNKLKENAFFLTQNSQKKLDAVIQETGTIQMLADKITTNVNIVSANKLTNTSNTYQVRWKEKQFSETGMEIQNTSYLGVFTVDYVNEKNEELVAKNPLGIIIKDFTISRENN from the coding sequence TTGGATATAAGAACTCTTCCGAAAGATACGACGTATTATGATAATAAATTAAAGGAAAATGCCTTTTTCTTAACACAAAATTCACAAAAAAAACTGGATGCAGTAATTCAGGAAACAGGAACAATACAAATGCTTGCGGACAAAATTACAACCAATGTAAATATAGTTTCAGCAAATAAACTTACAAATACTTCAAACACTTATCAAGTTAGATGGAAGGAAAAACAGTTTTCTGAAACAGGAATGGAAATACAAAATACAAGTTATCTTGGAGTATTTACTGTGGACTATGTGAACGAAAAAAATGAGGAACTGGTAGCTAAAAATCCATTGGGAATCATAATAAAGGATTTTACAATTTCAAGGGAAAATAATTAG
- a CDS encoding Fic family protein, with translation MVEIFKEFLNKERPLNDGILRKLQNNLRTEFIYNSNAIEGNTLTLRETDIILQFGITVKGKSLKEHNEVKGQEYALDFLNEVLKKEEPLSIRLIREFHALILNDDKDNRGRFKQENNTILGAKFQTTPFYQVEEKLQELIDNFNESDKNLIEKVAKFHNDFEMVHPFNDGNGRTGRLLMNLELMKNGYPITIIKNEDRDDYYQALEIASIDKNYIPLTEFIKRSIENTFWIYYKHFNEETKEKFENYLKKNKIEIEKFYKEWVDRKPEILIDLPRNWYDKIKVQTTKK, from the coding sequence ATGGTTGAGATTTTCAAAGAATTTTTAAATAAAGAGCGTCCTTTGAATGATGGCATTTTAAGAAAACTTCAAAATAATTTAAGGACAGAATTTATATATAATTCAAATGCCATAGAAGGCAATACTCTAACTTTACGTGAAACTGATATAATACTTCAGTTTGGAATAACAGTAAAAGGAAAAAGTTTGAAGGAACACAATGAAGTAAAGGGACAGGAGTATGCACTGGATTTCTTGAATGAAGTTCTGAAAAAAGAAGAGCCCTTGTCAATAAGACTTATACGTGAGTTTCATGCTTTGATTCTGAATGATGACAAGGATAATAGAGGCAGGTTTAAGCAGGAAAATAATACAATACTGGGTGCAAAATTTCAAACAACACCATTTTATCAGGTAGAGGAAAAACTTCAGGAACTGATAGACAACTTTAATGAAAGTGATAAAAATTTAATAGAAAAAGTTGCTAAATTTCATAATGACTTTGAAATGGTACATCCATTTAATGATGGAAATGGACGTACTGGTAGGTTGTTGATGAACTTGGAATTGATGAAAAATGGCTATCCAATAACTATAATAAAAAATGAGGACAGAGATGATTATTATCAGGCACTGGAGATTGCTTCAATTGATAAAAACTATATACCGTTGACAGAATTTATTAAAAGAAGCATTGAGAATACATTCTGGATTTACTACAAGCATTTCAACGAGGAAACTAAAGAAAAATTTGAAAATTATTTGAAGAAGAATAAAATTGAGATAGAGAAATTTTATAAAGAATGGGTTGACAGAAAGCCAGAAATACTCATAGACTTACCGAGAAATTGGTATGATAAAATTAAAGTACAAACCACGAAAAAGTGA
- a CDS encoding Na/Pi cotransporter family protein translates to MNEVALNTINYQQMAFGFLGGLGLFLFCIKYMGDGLQMAAGDRLRFILDKYTTSPFLGVLVGIFVTALIQSSSGTSVITIGLVGAGLLTLRQAIGIIMGANIGTTITTFIIGFNITHYALPILFLGAACLFFVRHNFINNLGRILFGFGGIFFALTLMSGAMEPLKYLPAFTDLTVKLSHQPILGVFIGTIITMLVQASSATISILQNVYQENLITLKAALPVLFGDNIGTTITAIIAVIGANTSAKRLALSHTMFNIIGTAIFLVLLSPFSIFVEKMAQILHLNPKVTIAFAHGSFNVMTTILLFPFIGLLEYIVVKVIKEKDEDKVEHKPKYLDSALISAPSIALGQVKQEMLSMISITLKSLERSVKFFHDHDEKDAERVEKSEDAINNIDQEITKYLTTLSQEHITEKDGEEISMYLDMCRDVERIGDHAIGIIRDVRYEIKKKVVFTDVAHQEIEKLFRISKRIIETAEEALKNDDTEKAFAVVDLHNKLYAKEKEVRKAHIKRVSKQQCDVKAGLYYIDVVSHFTRIGDHARNLVEKMIENRAN, encoded by the coding sequence ATGAATGAAGTAGCACTCAATACGATTAACTATCAGCAGATGGCGTTCGGATTTCTAGGAGGATTAGGATTGTTCCTATTCTGTATAAAATATATGGGGGATGGGCTGCAAATGGCGGCTGGAGATAGACTTCGATTTATTTTGGATAAATATACAACTTCACCATTTCTAGGTGTGTTAGTCGGGATTTTTGTAACAGCTTTAATACAGTCAAGTTCAGGTACGTCAGTTATTACGATAGGATTAGTTGGAGCAGGTCTTTTGACTTTAAGACAAGCAATAGGGATTATTATGGGAGCTAACATTGGTACAACAATTACAACTTTCATTATCGGTTTTAATATCACGCATTATGCTTTGCCCATATTATTTTTAGGAGCAGCATGCCTATTTTTTGTAAGACATAATTTCATAAACAATTTGGGTCGAATTTTGTTTGGTTTTGGAGGAATATTTTTTGCATTAACTTTAATGTCAGGTGCAATGGAGCCACTTAAGTATCTACCAGCATTTACAGATTTAACTGTAAAACTTAGTCATCAACCTATTTTAGGAGTATTCATTGGAACTATAATTACCATGCTTGTACAAGCTTCAAGTGCGACAATAAGTATTTTACAAAATGTATATCAAGAAAACCTTATAACACTAAAAGCTGCTTTACCAGTACTTTTTGGAGATAACATTGGAACAACTATTACAGCTATAATTGCAGTAATTGGTGCAAATACTTCTGCAAAAAGATTAGCCTTATCACATACAATGTTCAATATAATTGGAACAGCAATTTTTCTAGTCTTATTGTCACCATTTTCTATATTTGTAGAAAAAATGGCTCAAATTCTTCATTTGAATCCAAAAGTTACAATAGCATTTGCACATGGTTCATTCAATGTCATGACAACAATTTTATTATTTCCATTCATTGGACTATTAGAATACATAGTTGTAAAAGTAATTAAAGAAAAAGATGAAGATAAAGTTGAACATAAGCCAAAATATTTGGATTCAGCATTAATTTCCGCACCGTCAATTGCCTTGGGACAAGTTAAACAGGAGATGCTTTCTATGATTTCAATCACACTCAAAAGTTTAGAAAGATCAGTTAAATTTTTCCATGATCACGACGAAAAAGATGCAGAAAGAGTAGAAAAATCAGAAGATGCAATAAATAACATTGATCAGGAAATCACAAAATACTTAACAACATTATCTCAAGAACATATAACTGAAAAAGACGGGGAAGAAATCAGCATGTATCTTGATATGTGCCGTGATGTAGAACGTATAGGGGATCATGCAATCGGAATTATAAGAGATGTGCGATATGAAATTAAGAAAAAAGTAGTATTTACTGATGTAGCTCACCAAGAAATTGAAAAACTGTTCAGAATTTCGAAAAGAATTATTGAAACAGCCGAAGAAGCACTAAAAAATGACGATACAGAAAAAGCTTTTGCAGTAGTTGACTTGCACAATAAACTTTATGCCAAAGAAAAGGAAGTAAGAAAGGCCCATATAAAAAGGGTCAGTAAGCAGCAATGTGATGTAAAAGCTGGACTTTATTATATAGATGTTGTGTCACATTTTACAAGAATTGGAGATCATGCTAGAAACCTTGTTGAAAAAATGATTGAAAACAGAGCAAATTAG
- a CDS encoding type IV secretory system conjugative DNA transfer family protein has translation MDKKYKPLKNTKPVKWIFSIIMFILVNITGLMVISTNYMEELEKVNNYATFAKIRRLIKPVIIGKKNQYMYFPSGNWEMIMKKTPRLTSQFQLGICSLLVGSLIILTMPYWKKKKLKSHGEAEFGTYDDLKKNKKKPSDVDFLSGNENGFVIGYVKTLSGKLKLLYDTSMIHIALFLPTRGGKGVGYIIPSLVAGLKKRSTFISDIKKENYELTSWYRAKILKHRILKFEPMSELSNSYNFLSEVRYGTNYEIEDCRIIGTMIVGEDESKDPFWGDSAKDTISTLTGYVHYREVSNRPEEDPDITDVRVSLNDVISIITNTENSLYRMFAKYLGKPMEEDEYEDEMSKDFILKKKTVERLRKIYTDDESIKALNKGLHPFVAKQFGYLLQNTGENTFKSITSTAKTKLQVFEIPSVVKNIGKSDFRALDLVNSDKPVDLYFVIKPKDIDLLAPLVRIMYIQLTNLLMESLSKKNFNIIFLMDELNAYGRMKPLVKGLGYYAGFGIKMVGIFQGLDQLNSTYDKQGKEVLNGCQIQVFGRPNDEAAPDYISKTLGKETIRVKSRNIGLKGGGNVSEQGKDLLSPSEIRLLPDRKAVVITGYKKPLLLDKLYYYEYPELLKRTQHQPVFFKDGYVIFEAMKGMYEYEHTFRMKEEDFYDDIKYEKIIEKARKKYKSEK, from the coding sequence ATGGATAAAAAATACAAGCCGCTTAAAAATACGAAGCCTGTAAAATGGATTTTTTCAATAATAATGTTCATTTTGGTAAATATAACAGGTTTAATGGTAATATCAACAAACTATATGGAAGAACTGGAAAAAGTTAATAACTATGCAACTTTTGCAAAAATACGTAGATTAATAAAACCAGTAATTATTGGGAAAAAGAATCAGTATATGTATTTTCCATCTGGAAATTGGGAAATGATAATGAAAAAAACTCCTAGATTAACTTCACAGTTTCAGTTAGGTATATGCTCTCTTTTGGTTGGATCATTAATTATTCTAACAATGCCATACTGGAAAAAAAAGAAACTAAAATCACACGGAGAAGCTGAATTTGGAACATATGATGATTTGAAGAAAAATAAGAAAAAACCGTCAGATGTAGATTTTTTAAGCGGCAATGAAAATGGTTTTGTTATTGGATATGTAAAAACTTTATCAGGGAAATTAAAATTGCTTTATGATACGTCAATGATACATATTGCCCTATTTTTGCCAACAAGAGGAGGAAAGGGTGTAGGATACATTATTCCAAGCCTTGTTGCAGGATTAAAAAAAAGGTCAACTTTTATTTCTGACATAAAAAAGGAAAATTACGAACTTACAAGTTGGTACAGAGCAAAGATACTAAAACATAGAATATTAAAATTTGAACCAATGAGTGAACTTTCAAATAGCTATAACTTTTTATCAGAAGTAAGATATGGAACAAATTATGAGATTGAAGATTGCAGAATAATTGGAACAATGATTGTTGGGGAAGATGAGAGCAAGGATCCGTTTTGGGGAGACAGTGCAAAAGATACAATTTCTACTTTAACTGGTTATGTTCATTACAGAGAAGTAAGCAATCGTCCTGAAGAAGATCCTGATATAACAGATGTTAGAGTTTCACTAAACGATGTAATATCAATAATCACTAATACTGAAAATTCTTTGTATAGAATGTTTGCAAAATATCTTGGAAAGCCTATGGAAGAAGATGAATACGAGGATGAAATGTCAAAAGATTTTATTCTAAAGAAAAAAACAGTTGAAAGGCTTAGGAAAATATATACTGATGATGAATCAATTAAAGCATTAAACAAAGGATTGCACCCCTTTGTTGCAAAACAGTTTGGATATTTATTACAAAATACAGGAGAAAATACATTTAAGTCTATCACATCAACAGCAAAGACTAAATTACAGGTATTTGAAATTCCTTCGGTCGTAAAAAATATAGGAAAGTCTGATTTTAGGGCATTGGACTTGGTTAATAGTGATAAGCCTGTGGATTTATATTTTGTAATAAAACCAAAAGATATAGATTTATTAGCTCCATTAGTACGGATAATGTATATTCAGCTGACAAATTTATTAATGGAAAGTTTAAGCAAGAAAAATTTCAACATAATATTTTTAATGGATGAACTGAATGCTTATGGCAGGATGAAACCTCTTGTAAAAGGCTTGGGATACTATGCAGGATTTGGAATAAAGATGGTTGGAATATTTCAGGGACTTGATCAGTTAAATTCAACATACGATAAACAGGGGAAAGAGGTGTTGAATGGATGTCAAATTCAAGTATTTGGTAGACCAAACGATGAAGCTGCGCCTGACTATATTTCAAAGACACTTGGTAAAGAAACAATCAGGGTAAAAAGTAGAAATATTGGGCTAAAAGGGGGAGGAAATGTTTCAGAGCAGGGAAAGGATTTATTAAGTCCTTCAGAAATAAGACTGCTGCCTGACAGAAAAGCAGTTGTAATTACGGGATATAAAAAACCTTTATTATTAGATAAGCTCTATTACTACGAATATCCTGAACTGTTAAAAAGAACGCAGCACCAGCCAGTATTTTTTAAAGATGGATATGTAATATTTGAAGCAATGAAGGGGATGTATGAATATGAGCATACATTTAGGATGAAAGAAGAAGA
- a CDS encoding site-specific integrase produces the protein MRKWQNELLKNNYSQTYLFTLHKQLSAFFNFALKFYNLKQNPCSLSGSMGGKKSENEMKIWNLENFTLFLTKVQKEEPKLTFELLFWTGMRIGELLALTFADIDFENNIIKINKTLSKVNNIILITDPKTKASIRNIQCPIFLIEEIKRYKNNFYDFKKEQRIINMTRHGLSRYIKTYSKRLGLEKIRLHDFRHSHASFLLHKNVNILVISKRLGHESPSTTLNIYAHLLPESNDHLKFILNEKKSFVPKLSPNGKIGYH, from the coding sequence ATTCGTAAATGGCAAAATGAATTATTAAAAAATAATTATTCCCAAACTTATTTATTTACTCTGCACAAACAATTATCTGCATTTTTTAATTTCGCACTCAAATTTTATAATCTTAAACAAAATCCATGTTCTTTATCTGGAAGTATGGGTGGAAAAAAATCAGAAAATGAAATGAAAATATGGAATTTGGAAAACTTTACTCTCTTTCTTACAAAAGTTCAAAAAGAAGAACCTAAATTAACATTTGAATTGTTATTTTGGACAGGTATGAGAATTGGGGAACTACTAGCCTTAACTTTTGCAGATATAGATTTTGAAAATAACATTATAAAAATAAATAAAACATTGAGTAAAGTAAATAATATTATATTGATAACAGATCCTAAAACTAAAGCCTCCATCCGAAATATTCAATGTCCAATTTTTCTTATAGAAGAAATAAAAAGATATAAAAATAATTTTTATGACTTTAAAAAAGAACAAAGAATAATTAATATGACTAGACATGGCTTAAGTAGATATATAAAAACTTACTCTAAACGTTTAGGATTAGAAAAAATTAGACTTCATGATTTTAGACATTCCCATGCTTCTTTCTTACTTCATAAAAATGTTAATATCTTAGTAATTTCTAAAAGGTTGGGACATGAATCCCCATCAACAACTTTAAATATATATGCACATCTTTTACCTGAATCAAACGATCATTTAAAATTCATTTTGAATGAAAAAAAAAGTTTTGTCCCCAAATTGTCCCCAAATGGAAAAATAGGCTATCATTAG
- a CDS encoding 2-hydroxyacid dehydrogenase: MKIVVFDAKPYDIEFFDKWNETFGANITYFEEKLSLKNVMLTKYQDVVCTFVNDDLNAKVLNILAKNGVRLIAARCAGYNNIDLKAARENRITVLRVPAYSPYAVAEHSLALLMSVNRKTHKAYNRTREGNFSLAGLTGMDLNGKTAGIIGTGRIARIFIRILNGLGMKVIGYDKFPNEQAAKEENFTYVTLDEIFANSDVISLHCPLFPETRHTINKETIAKMKDGVIIINAARGGLIDTEALVEGLKDKKIGGAGLDVYENESSYFFEDESASVLEDDLLARLLSFNNVVLTSHQAFLTKEALDNIAEATFNNILSYVKEEPLTNEVWYNEETGKVVEGLRK; encoded by the coding sequence ATGAAAATTGTAGTTTTCGATGCAAAACCTTATGATATTGAGTTTTTTGACAAATGGAATGAAACGTTTGGAGCTAATATTACGTATTTTGAGGAAAAATTGAGTCTGAAAAACGTGATGCTTACTAAGTATCAAGATGTTGTCTGCACATTCGTAAATGATGATTTGAATGCAAAAGTACTAAATATCCTTGCAAAAAATGGAGTAAGATTAATTGCCGCAAGATGTGCTGGGTATAACAATATTGACTTGAAAGCTGCCCGTGAAAACAGAATTACTGTTTTAAGAGTTCCTGCGTATTCACCATATGCTGTTGCTGAACATTCATTGGCTCTTCTCATGTCAGTAAATAGAAAAACTCACAAAGCTTACAACAGAACGAGAGAAGGTAACTTTAGTTTAGCAGGGTTAACTGGAATGGATTTAAATGGAAAAACTGCTGGAATTATAGGAACTGGTAGAATTGCGAGAATTTTCATAAGAATTTTAAACGGATTAGGAATGAAAGTTATTGGTTACGATAAATTCCCTAATGAACAAGCTGCAAAAGAAGAAAATTTCACTTATGTAACATTAGATGAAATATTTGCAAATTCTGATGTGATTTCATTACATTGCCCATTATTCCCTGAAACAAGACATACAATTAACAAAGAAACTATTGCTAAAATGAAAGATGGCGTTATTATCATCAATGCTGCTAGAGGTGGATTAATTGATACTGAAGCGCTAGTTGAAGGATTAAAAGATAAAAAAATCGGTGGAGCAGGACTTGATGTTTATGAAAATGAAAGCAGTTATTTCTTTGAAGATGAGTCAGCAAGCGTGTTAGAAGATGATTTGCTAGCTAGATTGCTATCGTTTAATAACGTCGTTTTAACTTCTCACCAAGCATTCTTAACAAAAGAAGCGTTAGACAATATTGCTGAGGCAACATTTAACAATATTTTATCTTATGTAAAAGAAGAACCATTGACAAATGAAGTTTGGTACAATGAAGAAACTGGTAAAGTTGTTGAAGGTTTAAGAAAATAA
- a CDS encoding TrbG/VirB9 family P-type conjugative transfer protein, with product MTGNKLKKINKRILSILFLTLISANIFANDGNAKNDITVDTVKNNQRLFDDDGILSGKKEAIKKTSVVFNYSENSIYEVYSKPDYLTTLRLAPNEKVIFKAGGDTERWMIEEAVGGKENRTYIYIKPLEEDIKTNINIVTDKHSYFINIESKNGEYNPLVEWQYPNERKILMNEYEDNSEAIGTTDLMKLNYRYFWNKNSKLSPVQVFDNGKKTFIVLKANLQEMPAFYVKGLDNQLSLVNTKIEGRNVMINSVVKEIHMTLGKKTLKIYNRKK from the coding sequence ATGACAGGGAACAAGTTAAAGAAAATTAATAAAAGAATACTCTCAATATTGTTTTTGACATTGATATCAGCGAATATTTTTGCAAATGATGGAAATGCAAAAAATGATATTACAGTAGATACAGTAAAAAATAATCAAAGGCTGTTTGATGATGATGGAATATTAAGTGGGAAGAAAGAGGCGATAAAAAAGACATCTGTTGTATTCAATTATTCTGAAAACAGTATATATGAAGTTTATTCTAAACCAGACTATTTAACAACTTTAAGGCTAGCTCCAAATGAAAAAGTAATATTTAAGGCTGGTGGAGATACAGAACGCTGGATGATTGAAGAAGCTGTAGGTGGAAAAGAAAATAGAACATACATATACATAAAACCACTTGAAGAAGATATCAAGACTAATATAAATATAGTAACGGATAAACACAGTTATTTTATTAATATTGAATCTAAAAATGGAGAATACAATCCTTTAGTGGAATGGCAATATCCAAATGAAAGAAAAATATTGATGAATGAGTATGAAGATAATTCAGAAGCTATTGGTACAACGGACTTGATGAAGCTTAATTATAGATATTTTTGGAACAAAAATTCTAAACTTTCACCAGTTCAGGTATTTGATAATGGAAAAAAAACGTTTATAGTGTTGAAGGCAAATTTACAAGAAATGCCAGCTTTTTATGTTAAAGGGTTAGATAATCAACTGTCTTTAGTTAACACGAAAATTGAGGGGCGTAACGTTATGATTAATAGTGTTGTAAAGGAAATACACATGACACTTGGGAAAAAAACATTAAAAATATATAACCGAAAAAAATAA
- a CDS encoding MobA/MobL family protein: protein MAIFHLRMKKSKRGNKYIPPTAHLDYINRDEKYGKKEDLLFKEVRNLPEEFGDIKNFWKCAETYERKNSNLYRELEISLPREFTPEENKKIVDNFCENLFGKEYVYNYAIHNPKSFDGDMQPHVHIMFFERKIDAIKRDKDRYFKRYNSKNIEKGGWRKDKKWNERSTLKNIRKEWETFLNFELEKKGIEKVSAKSLIKGSEKRCGK from the coding sequence GTGGCAATATTTCATCTTAGAATGAAAAAAAGTAAAAGAGGAAATAAATATATTCCGCCTACTGCACATTTAGATTACATAAATAGAGATGAAAAATATGGTAAAAAAGAGGATTTACTTTTTAAGGAAGTAAGGAATCTTCCTGAAGAGTTTGGCGACATTAAAAACTTTTGGAAATGTGCAGAAACTTATGAGAGAAAAAATTCTAACTTGTACAGAGAACTTGAAATTTCATTACCGAGAGAATTTACTCCTGAAGAAAATAAAAAGATAGTGGATAATTTTTGTGAAAATCTTTTTGGAAAAGAATATGTGTACAATTATGCAATTCACAATCCAAAAAGTTTTGATGGAGATATGCAGCCACACGTGCATATAATGTTTTTTGAAAGAAAAATTGATGCTATTAAAAGGGATAAGGATAGGTATTTTAAAAGATATAATTCTAAAAACATAGAAAAAGGCGGTTGGAGAAAAGATAAAAAATGGAACGAGAGAAGTACGTTAAAAAATATAAGGAAAGAGTGGGAAACATTTTTAAATTTTGAACTTGAAAAGAAAGGAATTGAGAAAGTAAGTGCAAAATCATTAATTAAAGGATCAGAAAAGAGATGCGGAAAATAA